ATCGCCGCTTCTTCTCCATCCGGCTCGAGGAGGAGGTCTCCCGCTACCGCCGCTTCAACCACCCGGTGTCTGTCGTGCTGCTCGACCTCGACGGCTTCAAGGCCGTCAACGACGAGCTGGGCCACGCGACGGGCGACGAGACCCTCCGCGGCGTCGGCGAGCTCCTCCTGAAGCACTCGCGCGGCATCAACGTGATCTGCCGCTACGGCGGCGACGAGTTCGCCGTCCTCCTGGTCGAGACGCCCAAGGCCGGCGCCCAGATCTACGCCGACCGGATCCGCCACGTGCTCGAGCACCACGTTTTTCCGCACGGGCAGCGCATCAGCGCGAGCTTCGGGATCGCCACGCTGCCCGAGGACGTTGGGGCCGCGGCCGAGGACCTGCTCCGCGCCGCCGACGAAGCGCTCTACGCCGCCAAGCGAGCGGGAAAGAACCGCGTGTCGACTCACGAGTCGGCGGCGGTCGCTGTTGGAGCCGCGCCCGTGGCGCTCCCCGAGATCTTCGGCGCTTCTGACGGACCCGGCGGCTGGCTGCCGCTCGCCCTGCCGGACCCTGGACCTGCTCTCGAAGCGCTGGTGGGCGCCCGCTCCACGGCGCGTGGCGAAGGCGGCGTGGTGGTGCTGAGCAGCCGGGCCGATGTGAGGACGGCGCTCGAAGGCCTCAACGACGGCGCCTACGACTTCATCCTGCGTCCTGCCCCCGCCGATCCCGCCGTGGACAGCGACCCCGGGGATCTGTGGCGCAGCGGCGAGATCTGTCTTCTGCCCGCGGGGCTCCGGCCGCTGTCCCAGGGCGAGCGCGCCACGCTGATGGCGCTCCACGGGCTCATCGCTGCGCGGGACCTGGGCACGGGGATGCATTCGGAGCGGGTGCGCGTCTACGTCGTGGCCATCGCCCGGGCCTACGGCATACCAGAGGCGGAGCTGCGCGACATCGAGCACGGCGTCATGCTCCACGACATCGGCAAGATCGGCATCCCCGACTCGATCCTCCTCAAGCCGGGGCCGCTCAGCCCCGACGAGTGGAAGGTCATGCGGACGCATCCGGAGGTCGGTCGACGGCTGGTCGAGCACATCCCGTTCCTGGCGGGCGCGGTGCCCATCGTCTACCACCACCACGAGCGCTGGGACGGCAACGGCTATCCGGAGGGTCTCCGCGGCGAAGGCATTCCGCTGGGCGCCCGCATCTTCGCCGTGGCCGACGCCCTCGACGCCATGACCTTCGACCGCCCGTACTCCCGCGCCGTGCCGCTCGAGGCCGCGCGCGAGGAGATCGCCCGCTGCAGCGCCACGCACTTCGATCCGGCCGTCGTATCCGCGTTCCTCGCCATCCCGCTCGAAGAGCTCGAGGAGCTGCGGCGCCGCGCGATTAGTTGACGGGGGCCGCCCCGGCTTGGTAGCGTGGCATCCCATGACGGAGGCGCCGGTGGTCAAGCTCGAGGAAGTGCTGCGGCTCGCGATCGAGATGAACGCAACCGATATCCACGTCCAGGTCGGCCTGCCGCCCATGTTCCGCGTGCGGGGCAAGCTCGTGGCGCACGAGTCGGACGCGCTCACGGCGGAGCAGTGCGAAGCGCTGGTCTTCTCCATCATGTCGGAGGATCAGAAGAAGACCTTCAGCGAACGGCTCGACTGCGACTTCTCCTACGGCGTCCCAGGGCTCGCCCGCTTCCGCATCAACGTCTTCAGGCAGCGCGCGAGCGTCGCCGCCGCGTTCCGGCGCATCCCCTACCAGATCCCCGCGTTGGAGCAGCTCGGGCTGCCTCCGGGGGTGCTGGATCTGCTCAAGCTGAAGCGCGGGCTCGTCCTGGTGACGGGCGCCACGGGTCAGGGCAA
The window above is part of the Candidatus Rokuibacteriota bacterium genome. Proteins encoded here:
- a CDS encoding diguanylate cyclase, which codes for MLSELEATTVLQGPAPAPPASAPIIAPLWGDWFRRKISLALTLTALVPLLILAYSLYASVMSWLGHEPIYGRDLLWSQALLVFTGLLMAAGGFVIWDLASTVRRTAETVAATTRVESAVAEKTDQIGVLMGSFSRMLGTIETQTGEMNQFAARLDAAYRELESTNARLKEVSFKDEVTRLYNRRFFSIRLEEEVSRYRRFNHPVSVVLLDLDGFKAVNDELGHATGDETLRGVGELLLKHSRGINVICRYGGDEFAVLLVETPKAGAQIYADRIRHVLEHHVFPHGQRISASFGIATLPEDVGAAAEDLLRAADEALYAAKRAGKNRVSTHESAAVAVGAAPVALPEIFGASDGPGGWLPLALPDPGPALEALVGARSTARGEGGVVVLSSRADVRTALEGLNDGAYDFILRPAPADPAVDSDPGDLWRSGEICLLPAGLRPLSQGERATLMALHGLIAARDLGTGMHSERVRVYVVAIARAYGIPEAELRDIEHGVMLHDIGKIGIPDSILLKPGPLSPDEWKVMRTHPEVGRRLVEHIPFLAGAVPIVYHHHERWDGNGYPEGLRGEGIPLGARIFAVADALDAMTFDRPYSRAVPLEAAREEIARCSATHFDPAVVSAFLAIPLEELEELRRRAIS
- a CDS encoding PilT/PilU family type 4a pilus ATPase — its product is MTEAPVVKLEEVLRLAIEMNATDIHVQVGLPPMFRVRGKLVAHESDALTAEQCEALVFSIMSEDQKKTFSERLDCDFSYGVPGLARFRINVFRQRASVAAAFRRIPYQIPALEQLGLPPGVLDLLKLKRGLVLVTGATGQGKSTTLASLLDRMNQERQLHIVTLEDPVEFSHPHKMATFNQREMGSDFDTFSSGLRAALRQAPKIILVGEMRDRETVEIGLSAAETGHLVLSTLHTVDAGQTINRILGMFST